One genomic segment of Cellulophaga sp. HaHaR_3_176 includes these proteins:
- a CDS encoding DUF3109 family protein, with product MFQIGKTLISEEIIENDFVCNLTACKGACCVDGDAGAPLDDRETEILVDIYNDVKPFLRAEGIKVIEEEGAFVKGEDGEWETPLVNGSECAYVTFSDKGITKCGLEEAYNAGATKWKKPVSCHMYPVRIREYSEFTAVNYHKWEICDAACSLGEELKVPVYKFVKEALIRKFGEEWYVELEKVAENLPK from the coding sequence ATGTTTCAGATTGGAAAAACGCTTATCTCAGAAGAGATTATTGAAAATGATTTTGTTTGTAATTTAACTGCGTGTAAAGGTGCATGTTGCGTAGATGGCGATGCTGGAGCTCCGTTAGATGATAGAGAAACAGAAATTTTAGTAGATATTTATAATGATGTTAAGCCTTTTTTGCGAGCAGAAGGAATTAAAGTAATAGAAGAAGAAGGTGCATTTGTAAAAGGAGAAGATGGTGAGTGGGAAACTCCTTTGGTAAATGGTAGTGAATGTGCATATGTTACTTTTTCTGACAAAGGAATTACTAAATGTGGTTTAGAAGAAGCATATAATGCGGGAGCTACTAAATGGAAAAAACCAGTTTCATGCCATATGTATCCAGTGCGTATTAGAGAGTATTCTGAGTTTACTGCGGTTAACTATCATAAGTGGGAAATATGCGATGCAGCTTGTTCTTTAGGAGAAGAATTAAAAGTACCAGTTTATAAATTTGTAAAAGAAGCGCTGATCCGTAAATTCGGAGAAGAATGGTATGTAGAACTAGAAAAAGTGGCTGAAAATTTGCCTAAATAG
- a CDS encoding tetratricopeptide repeat protein codes for MHQPSKRYIIQLRLYLLVFLFSFNFISSQEISNSFKKKVDSIIHNKPETYIGINSVMGSSKSDTILMKYFSDVAALKKYLSGQCYALNQLGTKYRNISRYNKAIKYHKLALEKADEANNLELKVFSLNMLSVVYRRMDAIKTALDYAQEALELAETEKNPSIGLQRSINISLNGIGNIYQSLKQYDLAIEKFNKSLNSENNLHNRLGLAINNQNVGECYEELNNLDLALNYYRKSLALNEEMDNEMGRIICHNSIAQVYIKQKKNTQAYNILIPTLKKAKKLGDNYLTSIVLINTGWTLMDLQQYEQSEANLFEGVQLASKHKLQGTQAIGYKLLSELYSKKKEYEKSLFYFKESKNIEENLANETNIRYVNDILFKYDTEKKNNQIAILAKENELVRIKLKRNENTILIGALLLSLLALILYILYRQFQLKSEKKLLTLEQSMLRSQMNPHFLFNSLNSIKLYIINNEKKNAVYYLNKFSKLVRKILEASSLKEISLAEELETVELYMNIENIRFSNEIDFEINIEEGLDIHAIKIPSLILQPFLENAIWHGLSSKKDNKSIKIDILKKNDYFNTICITDNGIGRDASEVIKKNKVLKRKSIGIDITKERLENFSKDYQNTFEVKMIDLFDAEKKPIGTKVLITIPTI; via the coding sequence ATGCATCAACCAAGTAAACGATACATTATACAACTTCGATTATATTTATTGGTTTTTTTATTTTCTTTTAATTTTATTAGCTCTCAAGAAATCTCTAATAGCTTCAAAAAAAAGGTAGATAGCATAATACATAACAAACCAGAAACATACATCGGTATAAATTCTGTGATGGGATCTTCAAAATCAGATACTATTTTAATGAAGTATTTTTCTGATGTCGCTGCACTCAAAAAATACCTCTCAGGACAATGCTATGCACTAAACCAATTAGGTACTAAATATCGTAATATATCACGATACAACAAAGCTATTAAATACCATAAATTAGCTTTAGAAAAAGCTGACGAAGCAAACAACCTAGAACTAAAAGTATTTAGCTTAAACATGCTTAGTGTTGTTTACAGAAGGATGGATGCTATTAAAACAGCACTAGATTACGCCCAAGAAGCATTAGAACTAGCTGAAACCGAAAAAAACCCATCAATCGGATTACAAAGAAGTATAAACATTTCTCTTAATGGTATTGGAAATATATATCAAAGTTTAAAACAATATGATTTAGCAATTGAAAAATTCAACAAATCACTTAATTCAGAAAACAATCTTCATAACAGACTTGGCCTAGCCATTAACAACCAAAATGTTGGCGAATGTTATGAAGAATTAAACAATTTAGATCTAGCTCTAAATTATTATAGAAAATCATTAGCACTTAATGAAGAGATGGATAATGAAATGGGGCGGATTATATGCCATAACAGTATAGCCCAAGTATACATAAAGCAAAAGAAAAATACACAAGCTTATAATATACTTATACCAACATTAAAAAAGGCAAAAAAATTAGGTGATAACTATTTAACCTCTATTGTACTCATAAATACTGGCTGGACTTTAATGGATTTACAGCAATATGAACAATCAGAAGCAAATTTATTTGAAGGAGTTCAATTAGCGTCTAAACATAAACTACAAGGAACCCAGGCTATAGGTTATAAATTATTATCTGAATTATATTCCAAAAAAAAAGAGTACGAAAAATCATTATTTTACTTTAAAGAATCGAAAAATATAGAAGAAAATTTAGCTAACGAAACAAATATTAGATATGTTAATGACATTCTTTTTAAATATGACACTGAGAAAAAAAACAATCAGATAGCGATACTTGCGAAAGAAAATGAACTGGTAAGAATAAAGCTTAAAAGAAATGAAAACACCATACTTATTGGGGCATTATTATTATCATTACTAGCTTTAATACTTTACATCTTGTATCGTCAGTTTCAATTAAAGAGTGAAAAAAAATTATTAACTCTGGAGCAGAGTATGCTTAGAAGTCAAATGAATCCACATTTTTTATTCAACTCATTAAACTCAATCAAATTATACATTATAAATAACGAAAAAAAGAATGCGGTTTACTACCTCAACAAATTCTCAAAACTAGTGCGCAAAATATTAGAAGCATCTTCATTAAAAGAAATATCGCTAGCCGAAGAATTAGAAACGGTTGAATTATATATGAATATTGAAAACATACGTTTTTCAAACGAAATAGATTTTGAAATAAATATTGAAGAAGGTTTAGATATACATGCCATCAAAATTCCTTCTCTAATTTTACAACCTTTTTTAGAAAATGCTATTTGGCATGGCTTATCATCTAAAAAAGACAATAAAAGTATAAAAATAGATATTTTAAAAAAGAATGATTACTTCAACACCATTTGCATAACCGATAATGGAATAGGGAGAGATGCTTCTGAAGTTATAAAGAAAAATAAGGTCTTAAAAAGAAAATCGATTGGAATAGATATTACAAAAGAACGATTAGAGAACTTCTCTAAAGACTATCAAAATACTTTTGAAGTTAAAATGATTGATTTATTTGATGCAGAAAAAAAACCTATCGGAACAAAGGTTTTAATTACGATACCTACTATTTAG
- a CDS encoding LytTR family DNA-binding domain-containing protein, with amino-acid sequence MLEAVIVDDEIKALQSLTWELTNFSDEIKVVASFTNPSEALAYLDDSKNTPDCLFLDIEMPTMDGFQFIQKLKNKNFPIVITTAYNQYAIKALKNEAIDYLLKPIDSDDLEDTLIKVRKFNSKTYTAEKLEKILLNFHSNSVQKKIIINTDGKLVFLESNEIIYIESDGNYSTLFLIDNQKIVLTKKLKEVNEMLPSKTFFRIHNSYIINLNKVKEFLKTDGYVILESNHKIPVSRQKKSDFLDLI; translated from the coding sequence ATGCTAGAAGCAGTAATTGTAGATGATGAAATAAAAGCTCTTCAAAGTTTAACTTGGGAACTAACAAATTTTAGCGATGAAATTAAAGTAGTCGCATCTTTCACAAACCCCTCAGAAGCTTTAGCTTATTTAGATGATAGTAAAAATACTCCTGATTGTTTATTTCTAGACATTGAAATGCCTACTATGGATGGATTTCAATTTATTCAAAAATTAAAAAATAAAAATTTCCCAATAGTTATAACTACAGCATATAACCAATACGCAATAAAGGCCTTAAAAAATGAAGCTATTGACTATCTATTAAAACCTATAGATTCAGATGATTTAGAGGATACATTAATTAAAGTTAGAAAATTCAATTCAAAAACATATACTGCCGAAAAATTAGAAAAAATACTCCTTAATTTTCATTCCAATTCTGTTCAAAAAAAAATAATAATAAATACTGATGGTAAGTTAGTCTTTTTAGAAAGTAATGAAATCATATACATAGAATCTGATGGAAATTATAGTACCCTATTTTTAATAGACAATCAAAAAATAGTACTCACTAAAAAACTAAAAGAGGTAAATGAAATGCTACCCTCAAAAACTTTTTTTAGAATTCACAACTCTTATATTATAAACCTAAATAAGGTAAAAGAATTTTTAAAAACTGATGGTTATGTAATTTTAGAGTCTAACCACAAAATTCCTGTATCACGACAGAAGAAATCTGACTTTTTAGACCTAATCTAG
- a CDS encoding ribonucleotide-diphosphate reductase subunit beta — translation MSAVEPILKENKDRFVIFPIQHNDLWEWYKKQEACIWTAEEIDLSEDANDWNNKLNDDERYFIKHILAFFAASDGIVNENLAENFVNEVQYSEAKFFYGFQIMMENIHSETYSLLIDTYVKDEKEKTILFQAIENFPAIKKKADWALKWIDSPSFAERLIAFAAVEGIFFSGSFCSIFWLKKRGLMPGLTFSNELISRDEGMHCDFAVHLHQNHIINKVTKERITEIIVDALNIEREFITESLPASLIGMNSKLMTEYLEFVTDRLLVELGCEKVYNSSNPFDFMDMIGMEGKTNFFEKRVSEYQKAGVLNNDKDGDSGKISFDADF, via the coding sequence ATGTCAGCAGTAGAGCCAATCCTAAAAGAAAATAAAGATAGATTCGTAATCTTTCCAATTCAACATAATGATTTGTGGGAATGGTACAAAAAACAAGAGGCTTGTATTTGGACTGCGGAAGAAATTGATTTAAGTGAAGATGCTAATGATTGGAATAACAAATTAAACGATGATGAGCGTTATTTTATAAAGCATATTTTAGCTTTTTTCGCTGCTTCTGATGGTATTGTTAATGAGAATTTGGCAGAAAATTTTGTTAATGAAGTTCAATATTCTGAAGCTAAATTTTTCTATGGTTTTCAGATAATGATGGAAAATATTCACTCTGAAACATATTCATTATTAATTGACACGTATGTAAAAGATGAAAAAGAAAAAACAATTCTTTTTCAAGCAATAGAAAACTTTCCTGCAATTAAGAAAAAAGCAGATTGGGCTTTAAAGTGGATAGACTCTCCGAGCTTTGCAGAGCGTTTAATTGCTTTTGCAGCTGTAGAAGGTATATTCTTTTCAGGGTCGTTCTGTTCAATTTTTTGGTTGAAGAAAAGAGGTTTAATGCCAGGTTTAACTTTCTCAAATGAATTAATTTCAAGAGATGAAGGTATGCATTGTGACTTTGCTGTTCACTTGCACCAAAATCATATCATAAATAAAGTAACGAAAGAACGTATCACAGAAATAATTGTAGATGCACTTAATATAGAAAGAGAGTTCATTACAGAATCATTGCCAGCTAGTCTTATTGGTATGAATTCTAAATTAATGACGGAATACTTAGAGTTTGTAACTGATAGATTATTAGTTGAGTTGGGTTGTGAAAAAGTATATAACTCATCAAACCCTTTCGATTTTATGGATATGATCGGAATGGAAGGAAAGACTAATTTCTTTGAAAAAAGAGTTTCTGAATACCAAAAAGCAGGTGTTTTAAATAACGATAAAGATGGAGATTCTGGGAAAATTAGTTTCGACGCAGATTTCTAA
- a CDS encoding ribonucleoside-diphosphate reductase subunit alpha produces the protein MFVLKRDGRKEPIMFDKITARVRKLCYGLNPLVDPIKVSMRVIEGLYDGVTTSELDNLAAEIAATMTTTHPDFAKLAARISVSNLHKNTKKSFAETMGDLYEYVNPRNSKKSPLISDEVMKVINDNADFLDSTIIYNRDFGYDYFGFKTLERSYLLKINGQIAERPQHMLMRVAVGIHLNDLESAVETYELMSKKYFTHATPTLFNAGTPKPQMSSCFLLAMKDDSIDGIYDTLKQTAKISQSAGGIGLSIHNVRATGSYIAGTNGTSNGIVPMLQVFNDTARYVDQGGGKRKGSFAIYVEPWHADIYDFLDLKKNHGKEEMRARDLFYAMWIPDLFMRRVEANEEWTLMCPNECPDLFDNHSEVFEAMYLKYESENKGRKTVKARELWEKILESQIETGTPYMLYKDAANRKSNQKNLGTIRSSNLCTEIMEYTSPDEVAVCNLASIALPMFVKNGAFDHKELFKVTKRVTRNLNTVIDRNYYPVKEAENSNMRHRPIGLGVQGLADAFIMMRLPFTSDEAKALNQEIFETLYFAAVTASMEMAKEEGVYSSYEGSPMSEGEFQFNLWGIKDEELSGRWDWGKLRKDVKKNGVRNSLLVAPMPTASTSQILGNNECFEPYTSNIYTRRVLSGEFIVVNKHLLEDLVSLGLWNENLKQELMRANGSIQHIDIIPQDIKELYKTVWELSMKDIIDMSRQRGYFIDQSQSLNLFMEGANYSKLTSMHFYAWKSGLKTGMYYLRTKSAVDAIKFTLDNSQKQAAPVSVTPEVEVLAAAAPIAVKAEAVSASQQQVDIQPMTAEEMKEMIAKAKEGQADDDCLMCGS, from the coding sequence ATGTTTGTACTAAAAAGAGACGGAAGAAAAGAACCAATAATGTTTGACAAAATTACGGCAAGAGTTCGTAAGCTTTGTTACGGACTTAACCCACTTGTTGACCCAATAAAGGTTTCAATGAGGGTTATTGAAGGTTTATATGATGGAGTAACAACTTCTGAATTAGATAATTTAGCTGCAGAAATTGCTGCTACAATGACTACTACACATCCGGATTTTGCGAAATTGGCTGCACGTATATCTGTTTCTAACCTGCATAAGAATACCAAAAAATCTTTTGCAGAAACAATGGGAGATTTATATGAGTATGTAAATCCTAGAAATTCAAAAAAATCACCTCTTATTTCTGACGAAGTAATGAAGGTAATTAATGATAATGCCGACTTTTTAGACTCTACAATTATTTATAACCGAGATTTTGGCTACGATTATTTTGGTTTTAAAACATTAGAACGTTCTTACTTATTAAAAATAAATGGTCAAATAGCTGAACGTCCACAGCATATGTTAATGCGTGTTGCTGTTGGTATTCACTTAAATGATTTAGAATCGGCTGTAGAAACGTATGAGTTAATGTCTAAAAAGTACTTTACACATGCAACTCCAACATTATTTAATGCAGGTACACCTAAGCCTCAAATGTCTTCTTGTTTTCTTTTAGCAATGAAAGACGATAGTATTGATGGTATTTATGACACGCTTAAACAAACGGCAAAAATATCTCAATCTGCTGGTGGTATAGGTCTTTCTATTCATAATGTAAGGGCAACAGGTTCATATATTGCAGGTACAAATGGAACATCAAATGGTATTGTGCCAATGCTACAAGTATTTAACGATACAGCTAGATACGTAGATCAAGGTGGAGGAAAACGTAAAGGTAGTTTTGCAATTTATGTAGAGCCATGGCATGCTGATATTTATGACTTTTTAGATCTTAAGAAAAACCATGGTAAAGAAGAAATGCGTGCTAGAGATTTATTCTATGCAATGTGGATTCCAGATTTATTCATGAGAAGAGTAGAGGCAAATGAGGAGTGGACTTTGATGTGCCCGAACGAATGCCCAGATTTATTTGATAATCATAGTGAAGTTTTTGAAGCTATGTATTTAAAATATGAGTCAGAAAATAAAGGAAGAAAAACAGTTAAGGCTAGAGAGTTGTGGGAGAAAATTCTAGAATCTCAAATCGAAACTGGTACACCTTACATGCTGTATAAAGATGCCGCAAACCGTAAGAGTAATCAGAAAAATTTAGGAACGATACGTTCGTCTAATTTATGTACTGAAATCATGGAGTATACTTCTCCTGATGAGGTTGCAGTATGTAACTTGGCATCAATAGCATTGCCTATGTTTGTTAAAAATGGCGCTTTTGATCATAAAGAGTTATTTAAAGTAACAAAACGTGTAACAAGAAATTTAAATACGGTAATTGATAGGAATTACTACCCAGTAAAAGAGGCTGAAAACTCAAATATGCGCCACAGGCCAATAGGTTTAGGTGTTCAAGGTTTAGCTGATGCATTTATTATGATGCGTTTACCTTTTACAAGTGATGAGGCAAAAGCACTTAATCAAGAAATTTTTGAAACATTATACTTTGCAGCAGTTACAGCTTCAATGGAAATGGCTAAAGAAGAAGGAGTATATTCTTCTTATGAAGGATCTCCAATGTCTGAAGGAGAGTTTCAGTTTAACCTTTGGGGTATAAAAGATGAAGAGCTATCTGGACGATGGGACTGGGGAAAACTTAGAAAAGACGTTAAGAAAAATGGTGTTCGTAACTCATTGTTAGTTGCTCCTATGCCAACGGCTTCTACATCGCAAATACTTGGTAATAACGAATGTTTTGAGCCTTATACATCTAACATTTATACTAGAAGAGTATTGTCTGGTGAGTTTATCGTTGTAAACAAACATTTATTAGAAGATTTAGTATCGCTAGGTCTTTGGAATGAGAACTTGAAGCAAGAATTAATGCGTGCTAATGGCTCTATCCAACATATTGATATTATTCCTCAAGATATTAAGGAATTGTATAAAACAGTTTGGGAATTAAGTATGAAAGACATTATAGACATGTCTAGACAAAGAGGGTACTTTATTGATCAAAGTCAATCTCTTAACTTATTTATGGAAGGTGCTAATTATTCTAAATTGACATCTATGCATTTTTACGCTTGGAAAAGTGGTTTAAAGACAGGAATGTATTATTTACGTACTAAGTCGGCGGTAGATGCTATTAAATTTACGTTAGACAACTCTCAAAAGCAAGCAGCGCCTGTAAGCGTGACTCCGGAAGTAGAAGTACTTGCGGCAGCTGCACCAATTGCTGTTAAAGCAGAAGCAGTTTCGGCGTCACAACAACAAGTTGACATACAGCCAATGACAGCGGAGGAGATGAAGGAAATGATAGCTAAAGCTAAAGAAGGTCAGGCAGATGATGATTGTTTGATGTGTGGCTCTTAA
- a CDS encoding gluconate 2-dehydrogenase subunit 3 family protein gives MDRRIALKNIGLSLGYIVATPTLLSIVQSCNDTNVVDWTPDFLTKGEGNVLLKLVDIILPKTDTPSASEVNVHVFIDKFTNEIMEVEQQNFLKMSMSKFINKALKDAGKEKAEDLTTEDLEPVLAAALKVSKDDEVANFKSINTYNEAIKNGETAELDDAISRFAFANNLRGMTIWGYKSSEYVGENVLAYLPIPGEYVGCGDLQELTKGKAWSI, from the coding sequence ATGGATAGAAGAATTGCACTCAAAAACATAGGTTTATCACTTGGTTACATAGTAGCTACTCCAACCTTATTAAGTATTGTTCAAAGTTGTAACGACACAAATGTTGTAGATTGGACTCCTGATTTTTTAACTAAAGGAGAAGGCAATGTCCTTCTTAAATTAGTAGACATAATTTTACCCAAAACAGATACCCCTTCAGCTTCTGAAGTTAATGTACATGTGTTTATCGATAAGTTTACAAATGAAATTATGGAAGTTGAGCAACAAAACTTCTTGAAAATGTCTATGAGTAAATTTATAAACAAGGCTTTAAAGGATGCTGGTAAAGAAAAAGCTGAAGATTTAACTACTGAAGACTTAGAACCAGTATTGGCAGCAGCATTAAAAGTAAGTAAAGATGATGAAGTAGCTAACTTTAAATCAATTAACACTTATAATGAAGCTATTAAAAATGGTGAAACAGCTGAATTAGATGATGCTATTTCTAGATTTGCTTTTGCAAATAACCTCAGAGGAATGACTATATGGGGTTACAAATCATCTGAATACGTTGGTGAAAATGTATTGGCGTACTTACCTATTCCTGGAGAATATGTTGGCTGTGGAGATTTACAAGAGTTAACTAAAGGCAAAGCTTGGTCTATATAA
- a CDS encoding GMC oxidoreductase gives MSKFFYNDEQESYDAIVVGTGISGGWAAKELCENGVKTLVLERGKMVTHIKDYPTANKDDWDFPNNGELPKEERDKQLKQARTGYTIKAPQNFWFVNDLEHPYNETKRFDWIRGYHVGGRSIMWGRHSYRWSDIDFEANKKDGIAVDWPVRYKDIAPWYDKVESYIGVSGENLGLEQLPDGQFTPMMDLNCVEQTFREKVSENFDGRVVTAGRVAHITGDKKFNGRTKCQFRNRCIRGCPFGAYFSSNSSTLPAAEATGNLTLRPDSIVSEVIYDPKTKKATGVKVIDRLTKEVLEFKAKVIFLCASSMASTQILMQSKSDRFPNGLGNDSDQLGRNIMDHQLGVGANGIFDGFDDKYYKGRKPNGVYIPRFRNIGGDTEQKNYIRGYGYQGGASRGNWEESIAETSFGKDLKESILKPGAWSMGIMGFGEVLPYEENRMTLDYDNLDFWGLPTVTFDAEFKENEWKMREDMKQQAVEMLEKAGVRDVKPYDNPGALGLGIHEMGTARMGRDPKTSVLNGNNQVHAVPNVYVTDGAFMTSASCVNPSLTYMAFTARAANHAAQELKKGNI, from the coding sequence ATGAGCAAATTTTTTTATAATGATGAGCAAGAATCCTATGACGCGATTGTTGTTGGGACAGGAATAAGTGGTGGATGGGCTGCAAAGGAATTATGTGAAAACGGTGTTAAAACGTTAGTTTTAGAACGCGGAAAAATGGTTACACACATTAAAGACTACCCAACCGCTAATAAAGATGATTGGGATTTTCCGAACAATGGTGAATTACCAAAAGAAGAACGCGACAAACAGCTTAAACAAGCAAGAACAGGATATACTATTAAAGCTCCGCAAAATTTCTGGTTTGTTAATGATTTAGAACACCCTTATAATGAAACAAAAAGATTTGACTGGATTCGTGGGTACCACGTAGGAGGTAGATCTATTATGTGGGGACGTCATAGCTACAGATGGAGTGACATTGATTTTGAAGCAAATAAAAAAGATGGTATCGCAGTTGATTGGCCTGTTCGCTATAAAGATATTGCACCTTGGTACGATAAAGTTGAATCATACATAGGTGTTAGTGGTGAAAACTTAGGTCTTGAACAATTACCTGATGGGCAATTTACGCCAATGATGGATTTAAATTGTGTTGAACAAACTTTCAGAGAAAAAGTTTCTGAAAATTTTGACGGTAGAGTTGTTACGGCAGGTAGAGTTGCCCATATTACTGGTGATAAAAAGTTTAATGGTAGAACTAAATGTCAATTTAGAAACCGATGCATAAGAGGATGTCCTTTTGGAGCCTACTTCAGTAGTAACTCCTCAACTTTACCTGCAGCAGAAGCAACTGGTAATTTAACATTAAGACCTGACTCTATTGTTTCTGAAGTTATTTACGACCCTAAAACTAAAAAAGCAACTGGTGTTAAAGTTATTGATAGATTAACAAAAGAGGTTTTAGAATTTAAAGCAAAAGTTATATTCTTGTGCGCTTCTTCTATGGCTTCTACTCAAATATTAATGCAATCTAAATCTGATCGTTTTCCGAACGGATTAGGTAATGATTCTGACCAATTAGGAAGAAACATCATGGACCACCAATTAGGTGTTGGTGCTAATGGTATTTTTGATGGTTTTGATGATAAGTACTATAAAGGTCGTAAGCCTAACGGAGTTTACATTCCTCGTTTTAGAAATATTGGTGGAGATACAGAGCAGAAAAATTACATTCGTGGTTATGGTTACCAAGGTGGTGCTAGTAGAGGCAATTGGGAAGAAAGTATCGCAGAAACCTCTTTTGGTAAAGATTTAAAAGAATCTATCCTTAAGCCAGGTGCTTGGTCTATGGGTATAATGGGATTCGGTGAGGTTTTACCTTACGAAGAAAATAGAATGACTCTTGATTATGATAATTTAGATTTTTGGGGCTTACCAACAGTTACATTTGATGCTGAGTTTAAAGAAAACGAGTGGAAAATGAGAGAAGACATGAAGCAGCAAGCTGTTGAAATGTTAGAAAAAGCAGGTGTTAGAGATGTTAAGCCTTATGACAACCCTGGAGCTTTAGGTTTAGGAATACACGAAATGGGAACTGCTCGTATGGGTAGAGACCCTAAAACATCTGTATTGAACGGAAATAATCAAGTACATGCAGTACCTAATGTTTACGTTACTGATGGTGCTTTTATGACCTCTGCTAGTTGCGTTAACCCATCATTAACTTATATGGCTTTTACAGCAAGAGCCGCTAATCATGCTGCTCAAGAACTTAAAAAAGGAAATATATAA
- a CDS encoding sugar phosphate isomerase/epimerase, producing MKKIVFIKKALLFGFIILFLGNISCKDKVAKIEEEKVEKIDDSSKEPFFKLSLAQWSMHKMILEKNEDPYTFAEHAKKWGFTGLEYVSGLYNKELEKENFSEEAMAAFVKKCNEESEKHGMQNVLIMIDGQGDLAISDADERKKAVENHYKWVDAASQMGCSSIRVNLSGSNDEKEWLENSVDGLTQLATYAKNKNINVIVENHGGFSSNGKKLAEVMTIVNMDNCGTLPDFGNFCVIRKDGSIYNGECAEEYDMYKGVEELMPSAKGVSAKSYNFDEHGNETKIDFYKMLQIVKNANYSGFIGVEYEGDELGEEEGILKTKELLLKASKDLK from the coding sequence ATGAAAAAGATAGTTTTTATCAAAAAAGCCTTACTATTTGGCTTTATTATTTTGTTTTTAGGAAATATTTCTTGTAAGGATAAAGTAGCAAAAATAGAAGAAGAAAAGGTTGAGAAAATTGATGATTCTTCAAAAGAACCATTTTTTAAATTGTCTTTGGCGCAATGGTCCATGCATAAAATGATTTTAGAGAAAAATGAAGACCCTTATACTTTTGCAGAACATGCAAAAAAATGGGGTTTTACAGGTTTGGAATATGTTAGCGGGTTGTATAATAAAGAATTAGAGAAAGAAAATTTTTCTGAAGAAGCAATGGCGGCATTTGTAAAGAAGTGTAATGAAGAAAGTGAAAAACACGGAATGCAAAATGTTTTAATTATGATTGATGGCCAAGGAGATTTGGCTATATCAGATGCTGATGAACGTAAAAAAGCTGTAGAAAATCACTATAAATGGGTTGATGCAGCTTCGCAAATGGGGTGTAGTTCTATAAGAGTAAATTTATCAGGTAGTAATGATGAAAAGGAATGGCTTGAGAATTCGGTTGATGGTTTAACGCAATTAGCAACTTACGCAAAAAATAAAAATATTAATGTGATTGTTGAAAACCATGGTGGTTTTTCTTCTAATGGGAAAAAACTAGCAGAGGTAATGACAATTGTAAATATGGACAATTGTGGTACGTTACCTGATTTTGGAAATTTTTGTGTGATTAGAAAAGATGGCTCAATATATAATGGAGAATGTGCAGAGGAATATGATATGTATAAAGGTGTTGAAGAATTGATGCCTTCTGCTAAAGGAGTTAGTGCAAAATCATATAATTTTGATGAACATGGAAATGAAACAAAAATAGATTTTTATAAAATGCTTCAGATTGTTAAAAATGCTAATTATAGTGGTTTTATTGGGGTAGAATATGAAGGCGATGAGCTTGGTGAGGAAGAAGGAATTTTAAAAACTAAAGAGTTGTTGTTAAAGGCATCAAAGGATCTTAAGTAG
- a CDS encoding DinB family protein, protein MDTFFNPLFDYNFYCNKKLIEQFVDADIQLTDKHVVWFSHILNTHHIWNARILGLKSKYEVFQKQQKEDFFDIHYDNQRSSFEIITNTKNFDTGISYENSQGKHFVNTIHDILFHIINHSTYHRGQIATESRANGIEPLPLDYIQYKR, encoded by the coding sequence ATGGATACATTTTTCAATCCGTTATTCGATTATAACTTTTACTGTAATAAGAAGTTAATTGAGCAATTTGTAGATGCAGATATTCAGCTTACAGACAAGCATGTAGTTTGGTTTAGTCATATTTTAAATACGCATCATATTTGGAATGCTAGAATTTTAGGATTAAAGTCAAAATATGAGGTTTTTCAAAAACAGCAGAAAGAAGATTTTTTTGATATTCATTATGATAACCAAAGAAGCTCTTTTGAAATAATTACAAATACAAAAAATTTTGATACCGGTATATCGTATGAGAACTCTCAAGGCAAACATTTTGTGAATACAATTCATGATATTTTATTTCATATCATAAATCATTCAACATATCACCGAGGGCAAATAGCAACAGAATCAAGAGCAAATGGAATTGAACCATTACCTTTAGATTATATACAGTACAAAAGATAA